A region from the Gossypium hirsutum isolate 1008001.06 chromosome A08, Gossypium_hirsutum_v2.1, whole genome shotgun sequence genome encodes:
- the LOC107926922 gene encoding methylsterol monooxygenase 1-1 isoform X1 yields MLPLNTIEEATTFLGRNLTVAETLWFNYSAQKSDYYLYCHNILFLFLIFTFVPLPLVFVETMRSLGFLKYKIQPKVKTSLSEMFRCYKDVMRMFVLLVGPLQLSSYPSIKMIGIRTGLPLPSMWEILAQLTVYFMIEDYTNYWIHRFLHGKWGYENIHRVHHEYSAPIGFAAPYAHWLEVLILGIPTFLGPAIVPGHMITFWLWIALRQIEAIETHSGYDFPWTPTKYIPFYGGADYHDYHHYVGQQSQSNFASVFTYCDYIYGTDKLKVQSRIYGTQNGGSYYASTQDLKSQ; encoded by the exons ATGTTACCCCTTAATACAATCGAGGAGGCTACTACATTCCTCGGACGGAACTTGACGGTGGCCGAGACACTATGGTTTAATTACTCGGCTCAAAAATCAGATTACTATCTTTACTGCCACAACATTTTGTTTTTATTCCTCATATTTACTTTTGTGCCTTTGCCGCTTGTTTTCGTTGAGACGATGAGATCTCTGGGTTTCCTTAAGTACAAGATTCAGCCCAAAGTTAAGACGTCCTTATCTGAGATGTTCAGGTGTTATAAAGATGTTATGCGGATGTTTGTTCTTCTTGTGGGTCCTTTGCAGTTATCATCTTATCCTTCAATTAAG ATGATTGGGATTCGAACAGGGCTGCCATTGCCATCAATGTGGGAGATACTGGCGCAATTGACGGTATATTTCATGATAGAAGATTACACCAATTACTGGATTCACAGGTTCCTGCATGGGAAATGGGGGTATGAGAATATTCACCGGGTTCACCATGAATACTCTGCTCCCATTGGGTTTGCTGCACCCTACGCACATTGGCTTGAAGTTTTGATCCTTGGGATTCCAACTTTTCTTGGACCAGCTATTGTTCCAGGGCATATGATCACCTTTTGGTTGTGGATTGCTTTAAGGCAAATTGAAGCTATAGAGACACACAGTGG ATATGATTTCCCCTGGACTCCCACAAAATATATCCCATTTTACGGTGGTGCAGATTACCATGATTACCACCATTATGTTGGACAACAAAGCCAGAGCAATTTTGCTTCGGTGTTTACTTATTGCGATTATATCTATGGCACTGACAAG TTGAAAGTGCAATCAAGAATTTATGGTACACAGAATGGAGGCTCATACTATGCTTCTACTCAAGATCTTAAATCACAATAG
- the LOC121204641 gene encoding uncharacterized protein At4g22758 isoform X2: MSQKNLPRRFPSFRRRRLPYPSSTSILQTPPPHRRSLKRSSKHGRILKRCASEPCLWSSTRTFMGSKGEESPLFGPQTSIDALASSPSFSLSDFASPKQSFEGYNKEAKVVINVWVERSPGPVRTMVKLGASVEDAIKLVLHK, encoded by the exons atgtCCCAAAAGAATCTTCCACGAAGGTTTCCAAGCTTCCGGCGACGACGGCTACCGTACCCATCATCGACCTCAATACTACAGACGCCTCCTCCACATCGGAGATCACTGAAAAGGTCGTCGAAGCATGGTAGGATTCTGAAGCGATGTGCTTCAGAGCCATGTCTGTGGAGCTCTACGCGCACTTTCATGGGGTCTAAAGGGGAAGAGTCGCCTTTGTTTGGACCTCAAACTAGCATCGACGCCTTAGcttcttctccttctttttctttgtcgGATTTCGCTTCTCCAAAACAGAGTTTTGAG GGTTACAACAAAGAAGCTAAAGTTGTGATCAACGTATGGGTTGAAAGAAGTCCAGGACCAGTCCGAACCATGGTGAAATTAGGGGCCAGTGTCGAAGACGCTATAAAGCTTGTTCTGCACAA
- the LOC107926922 gene encoding methylsterol monooxygenase 1-1 isoform X2 encodes MLPLNTIEEATTFLGRNLTVAETLWFNYSAQKSDYYLYCHNILFLFLIFTFVPLPLVFVETMRSLGFLKYKIQPKVKTSLSEMFRCYKDVMRMFVLLVGPLQLSSYPSIKMIGIRTGLPLPSMWEILAQLTVYFMIEDYTNYWIHRFLHGKWGYENIHRVHHEYSAPIGFAAPYAHWLEVLILGIPTFLGPAIVPGHMITFWLWIALRQIEAIETHSGYDFPWTPTKYIPFYGGADYHDYHHYVGQQSQSNFASVFTYCDYIYGTDKGYRYHKKVLRKLKVQSRIYGTQNGGSYYASTQDLKSQ; translated from the exons ATGTTACCCCTTAATACAATCGAGGAGGCTACTACATTCCTCGGACGGAACTTGACGGTGGCCGAGACACTATGGTTTAATTACTCGGCTCAAAAATCAGATTACTATCTTTACTGCCACAACATTTTGTTTTTATTCCTCATATTTACTTTTGTGCCTTTGCCGCTTGTTTTCGTTGAGACGATGAGATCTCTGGGTTTCCTTAAGTACAAGATTCAGCCCAAAGTTAAGACGTCCTTATCTGAGATGTTCAGGTGTTATAAAGATGTTATGCGGATGTTTGTTCTTCTTGTGGGTCCTTTGCAGTTATCATCTTATCCTTCAATTAAG ATGATTGGGATTCGAACAGGGCTGCCATTGCCATCAATGTGGGAGATACTGGCGCAATTGACGGTATATTTCATGATAGAAGATTACACCAATTACTGGATTCACAGGTTCCTGCATGGGAAATGGGGGTATGAGAATATTCACCGGGTTCACCATGAATACTCTGCTCCCATTGGGTTTGCTGCACCCTACGCACATTGGCTTGAAGTTTTGATCCTTGGGATTCCAACTTTTCTTGGACCAGCTATTGTTCCAGGGCATATGATCACCTTTTGGTTGTGGATTGCTTTAAGGCAAATTGAAGCTATAGAGACACACAGTGG ATATGATTTCCCCTGGACTCCCACAAAATATATCCCATTTTACGGTGGTGCAGATTACCATGATTACCACCATTATGTTGGACAACAAAGCCAGAGCAATTTTGCTTCGGTGTTTACTTATTGCGATTATATCTATGGCACTGACAAG GGCTACCGCTACCATAAGAAGGTCCTAAGGAAG TTGAAAGTGCAATCAAGAATTTATGGTACACAGAATGGAGGCTCATACTATGCTTCTACTCAAGATCTTAAATCACAATAG